One genomic window of bacterium includes the following:
- a CDS encoding HAMP domain-containing sensor histidine kinase, with translation MLLDFFTYNLTIIFFVYGLAFYVMGVSILIQPRKEESSFKLSEFVWLLGAFGISHGINEWLDMFILATSYDLIIWREMRLALLTVSFVFLFEFGLRLNCFKTRFFDWRVTLFMCAVTAVFIFTSGDEPAIWTRYFLTLPAGLLSAFGFFRYYRENSHYLKKFNVGKYFLWASASVGVYAVLAGVIVPKGSFFPASLVNNTSFLKFFGIPVEIFRAICAIILSRAVWNILHIFNREIILNLKDSLEKLAHSENLAAMGKFAGIMGHEFRNQLSVMKSSLYFLKMKFGDGDNKTKKHLERLDKQIAEANTIIEDILMFAKSRQIDFKDVDIRNILLTTVSSVQKDEKIKVITEIDKNLPHIKGDEIKLGRCFWNIVLNAVQAMDGAGKLLVSADTTGNFVNILFKDTGCGIKPDDMERVFDPFFSTKKGGTGLGLAICRTVIGAHNGIIDIKSEFDKGTTVKITLPIVQN, from the coding sequence ATGTTGCTGGACTTCTTTACTTATAATTTAACTATAATATTTTTTGTATACGGCCTGGCGTTTTATGTCATGGGTGTGTCTATTTTAATCCAGCCAAGGAAAGAGGAAAGCAGTTTCAAGCTGTCGGAATTTGTATGGCTTTTGGGCGCGTTTGGAATAAGCCATGGAATAAACGAATGGCTGGATATGTTTATTCTTGCAACGAGTTATGATTTAATAATATGGAGGGAAATGCGGCTGGCTCTTTTGACTGTTTCATTTGTATTTTTATTTGAATTCGGCCTCAGGTTAAATTGTTTTAAAACCAGATTTTTTGACTGGCGGGTTACCCTTTTTATGTGCGCGGTTACAGCCGTTTTTATTTTTACATCCGGGGATGAACCGGCTATCTGGACCAGATATTTTTTAACCCTCCCGGCTGGTTTGTTGTCGGCGTTTGGATTTTTCCGGTATTACCGTGAAAATTCACATTACTTAAAAAAATTCAACGTAGGCAAATATTTTTTATGGGCGTCTGCCTCTGTCGGGGTTTATGCAGTTCTTGCCGGAGTTATTGTTCCGAAAGGAAGCTTTTTCCCGGCGTCTCTTGTGAATAATACTTCTTTTTTAAAATTTTTTGGAATACCTGTTGAGATATTCAGGGCAATCTGCGCTATTATTTTATCTCGCGCTGTATGGAATATCCTGCATATTTTTAACCGTGAAATTATTTTAAATCTGAAGGACAGCCTCGAAAAATTGGCGCATTCTGAAAATCTCGCGGCCATGGGAAAATTCGCGGGCATAATGGGGCATGAGTTTAGAAACCAGTTGAGTGTGATGAAGAGCTCTTTGTATTTTTTGAAAATGAAATTTGGAGACGGGGACAATAAAACAAAAAAGCATTTAGAGAGATTGGATAAACAAATCGCGGAGGCAAATACTATCATTGAGGATATTTTAATGTTTGCAAAAAGCCGCCAGATAGATTTTAAAGATGTGGATATCAGAAATATTTTGCTGACTACTGTCAGCTCGGTTCAAAAAGATGAAAAAATTAAAGTAATTACAGAAATAGATAAAAATTTACCCCATATAAAAGGAGATGAAATAAAGCTTGGTAGGTGTTTCTGGAACATTGTTTTAAATGCCGTGCAGGCAATGGATGGCGCGGGGAAATTACTTGTATCAGCCGATACAACGGGTAATTTTGTAAATATTTTATTTAAAGATACGGGGTGCGGCATAAAACCAGATGATATGGAAAGGGTTTTTGACCCGTTTTTTTCCACCAAAAAAGGAGGAACGGGGCTTGGACTTGCCATATGCAGGACTGTAATAGGGGCGCATAACGGCATAATCGATATTAAAAGTGAATTTGATAAAGGGACAACTGTTAAAATAACACTTCCGATTGTTCAAAACTAA
- a CDS encoding bifunctional (p)ppGpp synthetase/guanosine-3',5'-bis(diphosphate) 3'-pyrophosphohydrolase: MNLQNLLEKIQEINPHADLTLVKLSCNIAEKTHREQKRESGEPYLVHPLRVAEILANWDMDIVTISAGLLHDILEESLIKPEEIRRYLGDEVTHLVEGVTKISKLELPSFEERQAENLRKMLLAMTQDIRVILIKLADRLDNMRTLEFLSPQRQKKIAQETLDIYAPIAHRMGMGKVMSELEDLSFRILEPKGYNDLSERVNKKREERENKIQEIINNITKKMEEVHIKARITGRAKHYYSIYKKVHNEGRNFSDIYDLTAVRIITESVKDCYAALGIVHTMWKPVPGRFKDYIAMPKSNMYQSLHTTILDNHGEAFEIQIRTEEMHKIAEYGIAAHWKYKEKKGVAESDDQKFAWISQLLELPPDKKDPNELIRSLKVDLYQNEVFVFTPKGAVKNLPQGSNVIDFAYAVHTDVGHNCVGAKVNGRIVPLKYKLKNGDIINVLTMPTHRPSRDWLKIVKTSKARTKIRQWFKSQAEDETINQGKEILERELKKENTNLANYIKSGELLKVTQEFKLKNINELFTNVGYGELSVRQVINRLLPNRVSINAKTGAPFKKESSGIVIEGMDNCLVHFSRCCSPIPGDSIVGFITRGRGVSIHRKDCPNLFSFSLQPERKVNIKWDSAKVSTYEVNIDILAYNRVKLLADISSAISEMDTAINFASAQAVQNNLANARFVVEIKNHDHLNQVIENIKKIKDVIKVTRSEPK, translated from the coding sequence ATGAATTTGCAGAATTTATTGGAAAAAATCCAGGAGATCAACCCCCACGCTGATTTGACCCTTGTTAAACTTTCCTGTAATATCGCTGAAAAGACCCACAGGGAGCAGAAGAGGGAATCAGGTGAACCATATCTTGTCCATCCTCTTCGCGTGGCGGAAATTTTAGCCAACTGGGATATGGATATTGTTACTATTTCCGCCGGATTACTGCATGATATTCTGGAAGAGTCTTTGATTAAACCCGAGGAAATCAGAAGATACCTGGGGGACGAGGTTACACATTTAGTGGAGGGTGTAACTAAAATAAGCAAGCTGGAACTGCCTTCTTTTGAAGAGCGCCAGGCTGAGAACCTGCGCAAGATGCTTTTGGCCATGACCCAGGATATTCGTGTTATTCTTATTAAATTGGCGGACCGTCTTGATAATATGAGGACTTTGGAATTTTTATCCCCTCAAAGGCAGAAAAAGATCGCGCAGGAGACCCTCGATATTTACGCGCCCATAGCCCATCGCATGGGTATGGGAAAGGTTATGTCTGAACTCGAGGACTTGAGCTTCAGGATATTAGAACCAAAAGGCTATAATGATTTAAGTGAAAGAGTAAATAAAAAAAGAGAAGAAAGAGAAAATAAAATCCAGGAGATTATAAATAACATTACGAAGAAAATGGAGGAAGTGCATATTAAGGCCAGGATAACAGGCAGGGCAAAGCATTACTACAGCATATATAAAAAAGTGCATAATGAAGGCAGGAATTTTTCAGATATTTATGACCTTACGGCAGTGCGTATCATAACAGAGTCGGTCAAGGATTGTTACGCAGCATTGGGAATTGTTCATACCATGTGGAAACCCGTTCCCGGCCGGTTTAAAGATTATATAGCCATGCCGAAATCCAATATGTATCAGTCCCTGCATACTACGATATTGGATAACCACGGGGAGGCGTTTGAGATCCAGATTAGAACGGAAGAAATGCATAAGATTGCGGAATATGGTATAGCCGCACATTGGAAGTATAAAGAGAAAAAAGGTGTTGCTGAAAGTGATGACCAGAAATTTGCATGGATTAGCCAGCTCCTGGAATTGCCTCCTGATAAAAAGGATCCGAATGAACTGATTCGCAGCCTCAAGGTGGACCTTTATCAAAACGAGGTTTTTGTTTTTACCCCTAAAGGCGCCGTGAAAAATCTCCCTCAGGGATCAAATGTCATAGATTTTGCATACGCGGTCCACACGGACGTAGGGCATAATTGTGTTGGTGCAAAGGTAAACGGCAGGATTGTGCCTTTAAAGTATAAATTAAAGAACGGAGACATTATCAATGTTTTAACTATGCCGACACACCGTCCCAGCCGTGACTGGCTGAAGATAGTCAAGACAAGCAAAGCCCGGACCAAGATCCGGCAATGGTTTAAATCCCAGGCGGAAGATGAGACTATAAACCAGGGTAAAGAAATTTTAGAGCGTGAGCTGAAAAAGGAAAATACAAACCTTGCTAATTATATAAAATCCGGCGAACTTTTAAAGGTTACCCAGGAGTTTAAACTTAAAAATATTAATGAGCTTTTTACAAATGTTGGTTACGGAGAATTGTCTGTCCGGCAGGTAATTAACCGCCTTTTACCTAACAGGGTTTCTATAAACGCAAAGACCGGCGCGCCTTTTAAAAAGGAATCCAGCGGGATAGTAATTGAAGGCATGGATAATTGTCTTGTTCATTTCAGCCGCTGTTGCAGCCCGATTCCCGGTGATTCAATAGTGGGTTTTATCACCCGCGGCCGCGGGGTTTCCATACATCGCAAGGATTGTCCGAATTTGTTTAGTTTCAGTTTACAGCCGGAGAGAAAGGTCAACATCAAATGGGATTCAGCGAAGGTTTCAACTTATGAAGTAAATATAGATATACTTGCGTATAACCGGGTCAAATTGCTGGCTGATATTTCTTCGGCGATATCCGAGATGGATACTGCTATCAATTTTGCTTCTGCGCAGGCGGTGCAGAATAATTTAGCCAATGCAAGATTTGTGGTTGAAATAAAAAATCATGACCACCTTAATCAGGTAATAGAAAATATCAAAAAGATTAAAGATGTAATTAAGGTTACAAGATCGGAACCGAAATAG
- a CDS encoding 3-isopropylmalate dehydratase large subunit, producing the protein MGKTIAEKIFSKKGGQDVHAKDLVLAEVDFCMGQDGTSGIIIDSFREMGAKRVFNPKKTAFIIDHSSPSPNMGVSAIHKKMRDFVNEQGIILYDIGCGVCHQLLPEKGHIVPGDLVIGADSHTCSYGAINVFSTGMGSTDVAVGIISGKNWFRVPETVKFIFKNQLKNGVYSKDLALFIARRTGADGLTYMAAEYTGHAIDKLSVEARFTICNMAIEIGAKAGIMDADEKVINWVKKRTRRKFVPVKADKDAIYADVMEFDAGKIVPQVAKPHAVDNVVDIDDVKQIEIQQGLIGTCTNGRLEDLQIAASILKGKKIKKGLRLIITPASREVFMEAMKKGVVASLLESGGTFVTPGCGPCVGTHNGVPSDGERVISTANRNFKGRMGNPNSEIYLASPATVAASMLTGKITDPRKYIKKTV; encoded by the coding sequence ATGGGAAAAACAATTGCTGAAAAGATATTTAGCAAAAAAGGCGGGCAGGATGTCCATGCGAAAGATTTAGTCCTGGCTGAAGTCGATTTTTGCATGGGGCAGGATGGGACATCAGGCATTATTATTGATTCATTCCGTGAAATGGGGGCAAAGAGGGTTTTTAACCCTAAAAAAACCGCGTTTATAATTGACCACAGCAGTCCCAGCCCCAACATGGGTGTTTCCGCGATCCATAAAAAAATGCGTGATTTCGTCAATGAACAGGGGATTATTCTTTATGATATAGGGTGCGGGGTCTGCCATCAGCTTCTTCCGGAAAAAGGCCATATTGTTCCCGGCGACCTTGTTATCGGAGCGGATTCACATACATGCAGTTACGGCGCGATAAATGTGTTTTCTACAGGCATGGGTTCAACGGATGTCGCGGTTGGTATTATTTCAGGAAAAAATTGGTTCAGGGTCCCTGAGACAGTTAAGTTTATTTTTAAAAATCAGTTAAAAAATGGTGTTTACTCAAAGGATTTAGCCTTGTTTATAGCGCGCCGGACAGGCGCGGACGGTTTGACTTACATGGCGGCGGAATATACAGGGCACGCAATTGATAAACTTTCGGTGGAAGCCAGGTTTACAATCTGCAACATGGCCATTGAGATTGGTGCGAAGGCGGGAATAATGGACGCAGATGAAAAAGTTATTAATTGGGTTAAAAAAAGAACAAGGAGAAAATTTGTTCCTGTTAAAGCGGACAAAGACGCAATTTACGCGGATGTGATGGAGTTTGACGCGGGTAAAATTGTTCCGCAGGTGGCGAAACCGCATGCCGTTGATAATGTTGTTGATATCGATGACGTTAAACAGATTGAAATTCAACAGGGTTTGATCGGGACTTGCACAAACGGGCGCCTGGAGGATTTACAGATTGCCGCGTCAATTTTAAAAGGCAAAAAGATAAAAAAGGGACTTCGTCTTATTATTACGCCCGCGTCCAGGGAAGTGTTTATGGAAGCGATGAAAAAAGGCGTTGTGGCAAGTTTACTTGAATCTGGCGGGACTTTTGTAACGCCCGGTTGCGGGCCGTGCGTAGGGACGCATAACGGGGTGCCATCGGACGGTGAGCGGGTAATTTCCACGGCAAACCGTAATTTCAAGGGACGAATGGGAAACCCGAATTCGGAAATTTATCTTGCGTCCCCGGCGACTGTAGCCGCGTCGATGCTGACAGGAAAAATTACGGACCCGAGAAAATACATTAAGAAGACCGTTTAA
- a CDS encoding diguanylate cyclase, translating into MQKEINILIVDDDPAFSQILIDILKDGGYELKAVENIALAKKELSNKFYNLVLTDLRLPDGSGLDLIKDIKKINEDVLIIVFTGFASLETSISAMNEGAFSYMQKPVNMDALKEIIKKALKMQELSFRNKELLIKLKELSLKDSLTGLYNYGYLTERLSSELKRARRYILPFSIIMMDIDYFKSINDTYGHEFGDKILKELSQFLKNSVRSNDVVVRYGGEEFVVLLPDTNKSGAIKFSRQLLSSIREHSFGGREKNIKIKVSMGIVSFPDDGIDKDSDFLNLVDRVVRYIKETGGDRLSTFEMIDTKDLKSVDVDSSSITVNKLKQKLSRMEKRVNQALLESLYSFAKTAGLKDSYSNDHADKMISIVTRIGKRFNLSNREMEILKQAAVLHDLGKVAIPEKILQKNGKINKKEYARVKKHPEIGANIIKNVKFLHEIVPIVHCHHERFDDLEYPKRKGCKNIPLGAKIVGIADIYLALVSDRPYRKAFSKKEALEIIRQNSGRQFDPKIVKVFLKILQSKE; encoded by the coding sequence ATGCAAAAAGAAATTAACATCCTTATAGTAGACGATGACCCCGCGTTCAGCCAGATTCTAATTGATATTTTAAAAGACGGCGGATATGAACTTAAAGCTGTTGAAAATATCGCTCTTGCCAAAAAAGAATTATCAAATAAATTTTATAATCTTGTTCTGACAGACCTCCGGCTTCCCGATGGTTCCGGGCTGGATTTAATAAAAGACATAAAAAAAATAAACGAAGACGTTTTAATAATCGTATTTACGGGATTTGCGTCTTTGGAGACATCGATATCCGCTATGAATGAAGGCGCGTTTTCTTATATGCAAAAGCCGGTAAATATGGACGCCCTTAAGGAAATAATTAAAAAAGCGCTAAAAATGCAGGAGCTTTCTTTTAGAAATAAAGAGTTGTTAATTAAACTAAAAGAACTAAGCCTGAAAGATTCCCTGACAGGTTTATATAATTACGGATACTTGACAGAAAGACTATCTTCCGAACTTAAAAGAGCAAGGAGATATATTCTGCCCTTCTCGATTATTATGATGGACATAGATTATTTTAAATCCATCAATGATACTTACGGCCATGAATTCGGGGACAAAATATTGAAAGAATTATCCCAGTTTTTAAAAAATTCCGTGAGGAGCAATGATGTTGTTGTCCGGTATGGAGGTGAGGAATTTGTTGTGCTTCTGCCTGATACAAATAAAAGCGGCGCTATTAAATTCAGCCGGCAGTTATTATCATCAATAAGAGAGCACAGTTTTGGCGGTAGAGAAAAAAATATAAAAATTAAAGTGAGTATGGGGATAGTGAGTTTCCCGGATGACGGAATTGATAAAGATTCTGATTTTTTGAATTTGGTTGATCGCGTGGTGCGCTATATTAAAGAAACAGGGGGAGACAGGTTATCCACCTTTGAAATGATAGATACGAAAGACTTGAAATCTGTCGACGTGGATAGCAGTTCCATCACCGTGAATAAATTGAAACAAAAACTTTCAAGGATGGAAAAAAGGGTAAACCAGGCTTTGCTGGAATCGCTTTATAGTTTTGCAAAAACGGCAGGGTTAAAAGATTCTTATAGCAATGACCATGCTGATAAAATGATTTCAATAGTTACAAGGATAGGAAAAAGGTTTAATCTTTCTAACAGGGAAATGGAAATTTTAAAACAGGCGGCTGTGCTCCATGACCTTGGCAAGGTGGCTATTCCCGAAAAAATTTTACAGAAGAACGGAAAAATTAATAAAAAAGAATATGCCAGGGTAAAAAAACACCCGGAGATCGGAGCGAATATTATTAAAAATGTTAAATTTTTACATGAAATTGTTCCGATAGTGCATTGTCATCATGAAAGGTTTGATGATTTGGAGTATCCAAAACGCAAGGGGTGTAAAAATATACCCCTTGGCGCGAAAATAGTGGGTATCGCAGATATATACCTGGCGCTGGTTTCTGACAGGCCGTATAGGAAAGCTTTTAGTAAGAAAGAGGCATTAGAGATAATTAGACAAAATTCCGGCAGGCAATTTGACCCAAAAATAGTTAAAGTATTTTTAAAAATTTTGCAGTCAAAAGAATAG
- a CDS encoding response regulator → MATKLKVLIVDDNERFCNNIVDILELKGYDISGVYDGYQAVEAVKKQKFDIVLMDIKMPGMNGVDTVKMLRTIDPDINIVMITAFADDSVYKDELKNSNLKIMQKPMDIDKLCTVLESLN, encoded by the coding sequence GTGGCAACAAAATTAAAAGTGCTTATTGTAGATGACAATGAAAGATTTTGCAACAATATTGTGGATATTCTTGAGTTAAAAGGCTATGATATTTCAGGTGTTTACGACGGGTATCAGGCTGTCGAGGCCGTTAAAAAACAAAAATTTGATATTGTGCTTATGGACATTAAAATGCCAGGGATGAATGGCGTTGATACAGTGAAAATGTTAAGAACCATTGACCCTGACATTAATATTGTAATGATAACGGCCTTTGCCGATGATAGTGTTTATAAGGATGAATTAAAAAATAGCAACCTGAAGATCATGCAGAAGCCAATGGACATTGATAAATTATGTACGGTGCTGGAATCTTTAAATTGA
- a CDS encoding ATP-binding protein produces MTKKSNIKQNIDIDYLIKSSLTIPAETEKKVVLHKIMNVVLKSSGAQSGYLIMAENGELIIRAGSCPGEKNTVKTLNLKFENCSYLCHAIVRYVQCKKETLILENASKKGKFKDDAEVLDMKLKSVLCIPVINQNNLIGILYLENRLSDSVFTKERVDLTKLFTYEAAISLENSRLLEKMKQAEGELSRHREHLEEMVRERTGQLQKTQENLLIAKRLASLGKLAGSISHEIRNPLNVISTSAYYLKMKLNITDERIRKRIEFIESEVKKTINIIDTVLSLSGMKEPKKERIGIVNTLNDAVSDSKIPDSIEVVKKIPSDEIFIFADEEQLNIAFTNIIRNAMDAMNNKGRLVLEVEKTNDENVKISFKDTGPGIEYENIDKLFQPLYTTKARGFGFGLSICKMIVDKHNGRVEINSRRGKGTTVILIFPLEPVLK; encoded by the coding sequence ATGACAAAAAAGTCAAATATAAAACAAAATATTGATATAGATTATCTTATAAAATCCAGCCTTACTATCCCCGCTGAGACAGAGAAAAAGGTTGTCTTGCATAAAATAATGAATGTTGTTTTGAAAAGTTCAGGGGCTCAGTCCGGATATTTGATTATGGCAGAAAATGGCGAATTGATCATACGGGCGGGAAGCTGTCCGGGTGAGAAAAATACGGTAAAAACGCTCAATCTGAAATTTGAAAATTGCAGTTATTTATGCCATGCAATTGTCCGTTACGTACAATGCAAAAAAGAAACGCTAATCCTTGAAAATGCTTCTAAAAAGGGAAAATTTAAGGACGATGCCGAGGTTTTGGATATGAAATTAAAATCGGTTTTATGCATTCCTGTGATTAATCAAAACAATTTAATCGGGATACTATATCTTGAGAACCGCCTGTCAGATTCGGTTTTTACAAAAGAGAGGGTGGATTTGACAAAGTTATTTACTTATGAAGCCGCTATTTCTCTTGAAAACTCGAGATTATTGGAAAAGATGAAACAGGCGGAAGGCGAGCTTAGCCGGCATCGTGAACATCTGGAAGAAATGGTCAGGGAACGGACGGGACAATTGCAAAAAACACAGGAAAATTTACTTATTGCCAAACGGCTGGCTTCACTCGGGAAACTGGCCGGAAGTATTTCTCACGAGATACGGAACCCTCTTAACGTTATAAGCACTTCGGCATATTATCTTAAAATGAAACTAAATATAACGGACGAAAGGATAAGAAAACGTATTGAATTTATCGAATCCGAGGTAAAAAAAACCATTAATATTATTGATACGGTTTTGAGCCTTTCCGGCATGAAAGAACCGAAGAAGGAACGCATAGGTATTGTTAATACTTTAAACGACGCTGTTAGTGATTCAAAAATACCTGATTCTATTGAAGTGGTTAAAAAAATACCTTCTGATGAAATTTTTATATTCGCGGATGAAGAACAGCTCAATATTGCATTTACCAATATTATAAGAAATGCCATGGATGCGATGAATAACAAAGGCAGGCTTGTTTTAGAAGTTGAAAAAACAAATGATGAAAATGTGAAAATATCATTTAAAGATACAGGGCCGGGTATAGAATATGAAAATATTGATAAGCTGTTTCAGCCTCTATATACTACTAAAGCGCGCGGGTTCGGTTTTGGGCTTTCAATATGTAAAATGATTGTTGATAAACATAACGGCAGGGTTGAAATCAATTCCAGGCGCGGTAAAGGGACAACTGTTATTTTAATATTCCCGTTGGAACCGGTTTTGAAATGA
- a CDS encoding 3-isopropylmalate dehydratase small subunit encodes MILQGKARRFKQDDDINTDYIISGRYKFKIQKPEDLAQYVMEDLDPDFKNRRKTGDFIVAGKNFGCGSSREQAPQAIKYAKINAVIAKSFARIFYRNSFNIGLLLIECNTDQIKENDELFLDLEKGVLKDVTQNLDIKIKPLPAIMAKLLEDGGIINHFKKHGGFKL; translated from the coding sequence ATGATTTTACAAGGCAAAGCGCGCAGATTCAAGCAGGACGATGATATTAACACGGATTATATAATTTCAGGGAGGTATAAATTCAAGATCCAGAAGCCCGAAGATCTGGCGCAATATGTTATGGAAGATTTGGACCCGGATTTCAAAAATCGCCGCAAAACGGGAGATTTTATCGTCGCAGGTAAAAATTTCGGATGCGGCTCATCCCGGGAACAGGCGCCGCAGGCAATTAAATACGCCAAAATAAACGCGGTTATAGCAAAATCCTTCGCGAGAATATTTTACCGCAACAGTTTTAATATCGGGCTTCTTTTGATCGAATGTAACACAGACCAGATAAAGGAAAATGATGAACTGTTTCTGGACCTTGAAAAAGGCGTTCTGAAGGATGTTACTCAAAATTTGGATATTAAAATAAAACCCCTTCCCGCGATCATGGCGAAATTGCTGGAAGACGGCGGGATCATTAATCATTTTAAAAAGCACGGGGGATTCAAGCTTTAA
- a CDS encoding isocitrate/isopropylmalate dehydrogenase family protein, which produces MAYRVTLIPGDGVGPELTELTVKCIEATGVKIDWEVVDAGEKALKSEGTPLPQKVLESIKKNRIAFKGPITTPVGTGFRSVNVSLRRELDLYACLRPCRTYHGVRSKYENIDLVIVRENTEDLYAGIEFEQGKEATLDIISRIEKLSGANIRKDSGISIKPISVSGTERIVKFAFEYASKNNRKKVTAVHKANIMKYSDGLFLSIARKVAEKYPGVKFEDRIVDNMCMQLVQKPELYDVLVLPNLYGDIISDLCAGLIGGLGVAPGANFGDDMVLFEPVHGSAPKYKGLNKSNPAAMILSGVLMLKYMGEGARADKLENAVSEVIREGKAVTYDLKNSPADPGAAGSKEMADAIIGKIKG; this is translated from the coding sequence ATGGCATATAGAGTTACATTGATTCCCGGCGACGGGGTCGGCCCGGAATTGACAGAGCTGACTGTAAAATGTATTGAGGCGACAGGTGTTAAAATAGACTGGGAGGTTGTAGATGCCGGAGAAAAGGCCTTGAAGTCAGAAGGGACACCCCTTCCCCAAAAGGTGCTGGAGTCTATAAAGAAAAATAGAATAGCTTTTAAAGGTCCTATTACAACGCCGGTTGGAACTGGTTTCCGAAGTGTGAATGTAAGTTTGCGCAGGGAGCTCGACCTGTATGCGTGTCTTCGTCCATGCAGGACATATCACGGAGTAAGGTCTAAATACGAAAATATCGACCTTGTTATTGTCAGGGAAAACACTGAGGATTTATACGCTGGAATAGAATTTGAACAGGGGAAGGAAGCCACATTGGATATTATCAGCCGGATAGAAAAACTGAGCGGCGCGAATATCAGGAAGGATTCAGGGATATCAATAAAACCCATATCTGTTTCTGGGACTGAGCGTATTGTAAAATTCGCGTTTGAATACGCATCAAAAAATAACCGTAAAAAAGTTACCGCGGTCCACAAGGCCAATATTATGAAATACAGCGACGGCTTGTTTTTGTCCATTGCGAGAAAAGTGGCGGAGAAATACCCCGGCGTAAAATTTGAAGACAGGATAGTGGATAATATGTGCATGCAGCTGGTGCAGAAGCCTGAGCTTTATGATGTGCTGGTACTGCCGAATTTATACGGAGACATAATATCCGATTTGTGCGCCGGGCTGATCGGTGGATTGGGAGTGGCTCCCGGTGCCAATTTCGGAGACGACATGGTTTTATTCGAACCGGTGCACGGCAGCGCCCCGAAATATAAGGGATTAAACAAATCAAATCCGGCCGCGATGATTCTGTCCGGCGTGCTTATGCTGAAATATATGGGGGAAGGGGCAAGGGCGGATAAACTGGAAAACGCGGTCAGCGAGGTGATCAGAGAAGGCAAGGCTGTGACTTATGACCTGAAAAACAGCCCAGCGGATCCGGGAGCGGCCGGGTCAAAAGAAATGGCGGATGCCATAATCGGCAAAATAAAAGGATAG